The following nucleotide sequence is from Dunckerocampus dactyliophorus isolate RoL2022-P2 chromosome 7, RoL_Ddac_1.1, whole genome shotgun sequence.
ATTAAAAGCAAAATAACTATCAGTCCATACATCTTCACATTCAATTACAAATGAACTTAGTTTTACAGAAAGGGTACACACTGATATTCCCATTCTTGTAGCATTTAATCATAAACTAAGATtttgtgcttaaaaaaatagcaaccTATAATACTTTATTTAAAATTTCTTTTCAAATGAAAGGAAGACAAGATATACACAAGCATCAGTTAAACCTATACCCACCTGTACACAGCATGGAGAACCCTGTAAGCTACTGGCCAGacaacactacaaaataaaaacagttgcagtttccaaaaaaagaaagttccAGCCAAAATGATCCCCTGTTGACCGTTCAtactttttcagattttttttgttgataaatCCCTGATCTACTCACAGCAACTTACATTGAATTCTTAGTAGACAACACCAGTATGACCTTATAAGAAAATGGCTACAGaaatgcattgtgtgtgtgtgtgtgtgattaaagGGAAGTACAAAAACTCATAGAAAAGTATAAATGAAGAGAGGATATCCAGATCCAGGGAGTGGGATCCTTGTTGGCTCATGCAGTAGATTTCGAAATAGTTGATATGAATATCAATATCCTATATTTACTAGGCATTGGGTACATTGGCACACAAACTCACCAAGAGCATCCTGGCCTGAAAATTCTTTTCTATTTCTACACTCACGCTTAAATGGCCACCGCACATCACAACGATAAATACAGgcaagccaaaaaaaacaaaacaaacaaaaacaaaacggtCACTACTGATGTGATCAAAATTATAGTATAAAATATCTTGTGCATTACACAATACTTTGTAATTAGATCTTTGCAAGTTTCATTCTAAGGTATTATAATAGCAATCTGTACAGTtaatataaaaacacacaatgtcCCAGAGATGTCCAGTCCTAAAACAGAATATCCCAGTCTTCATCCTCCAGTCCACCCTGGCTAATGCCATGTGTCATCTCCAATATTATTGTGGAGTACTAGAAATGACCATTTTtcgttactattattatttttgatctCACATTAACAAGACAAATGAGTTAGCGTTTCCATATACAGTAGAGAAGAAAAAGGCAACACAGAATGAGGCCGCATTAAAGGTATTGACTAGATCCAGGTCCCTGAGGGCCACCACATTACAGCAGCCCTGCACTGTAGGTCCTTTGCAAATGTCACCATTTGGTTGGCACGTGGTTACCCCTGTTGTCCGGGATAAATACTGCATCTGCATCATCTCCAACCACCACCACTTCCGTCGGCTGAAAGCAATGCCTTGAGGGTAATGGAAGGGACGCGAGAAGCATTCTTGTCAGTTCCAGGTTGTCCCtgataaaatgtacagtacattcaggAAATGAGAAAGGGCAGTCCGTTTGCACAGACAGCAGCTGCTTGCCACGAAGACCTTAAGTGCTTCATTCACCAGGTGAAGAAGGAGGCGGCTAAGGCCGGTGAAACCTGGAAGGAAATCAAACTTACGTGAACAACATTGCATTTCCCCTCCTTTTATTAAGATTAAGGTATACCTTGTGTAGATTCTGCTCTCTTCGTGAACCTCCATTTCAGTACTTTTATAATCATTAAGCTCCTTTCGGATGGCTGCCTATAAGACAACATCACATTGAATGGCAACaagtaggagaaaaaaaataaagaagctTTGTCATGCATGTTTTCTAAAGACGACACCGACTGACTACCTTATCAGCAGGAGTCAGCTTGGTCCACGGCTTGTCCGCCCTGCGATCGTAGTCTTGGGCATCTGTGACTTCCACATATTCGTGGAATCGCAAAATTTTTCTGGCCTGCAGTTCTGCAACTGTGGGTCTTTGACTCAGCTACAATAAATGAAATTTAGGTAGTTATGTCAATATCAGCAAGTACACAATTTGACACATGATGTCAGATGCAGAATTCTCACCTTTCTGGTCAGTCGTCGCTTGATCTCCCTAACTTCCGCTTGTCTGTCAGCCTGATTTTTGGCTGTAAAAGACAGGATAAGAATAACAAAAGGGCTGTATTTAGACACTGTATTCAAGTCTGGCTTGATGTGCAAACAAAGAAGAAGACAAGTGGCTTCTAAAATTAGATCTATTCTCCAACCCAGGTTtcaaccctcctcctcctctccctctGATATTGTCCTCTATATGTAAGGTAATAGAAAAAGAGAAGACTTTGTTGGTAACACAGaataaacaacataaatcaTGCCCCTCAGTTGTAGGCCGTTTTAAGTTACTGATACAAAAGGTAAAGCAGGAAAAGTTGATACTTACGTTGAAGGATGTTTCTTTGCTCCAGCTCCTCAGCAGTGGGTCGCTGGCTGAGACGTCTGAAAGGAACAAAAGCAAGTACATTCTATTTTGAGACAGTTTCATCGCTTTCTAATTCAAACCATAAGTAGAACAAAATCTTTCCACATTTCATCAGCAGACACACACTCAGTCttattatttctaaataaacaaaagtgTTATGTCTTTCGTTACCGTGTGAGCGCGGTGCCAATCTGCGTGCGGATGGCCTCCCACTGCTCCCTGCTCTGCCAGGTGAGGCCGGTCTGTCCCGGTGGCAGAGGAGTGTCATCTCTGGCACTTCTCTCCTGCAAAAATCTGTCCCTGTCGGGTGCAGAGGGACGGCTGTTCAGCTTCAATGCCAGAGTGTCTTTCCTTTTTACCCTGCTGGCCAGGGCACCTACAAGTAATTCATGGACACACAACAAGACAATAATTTATCTTCAGGAActtttcaaaaacgcacatcATTCTGAAGATTTACTGGACTTTTTTCTATTGCTTATGGGGAAAATAGCTTCGGGTTTTGTAcatttctgttttctttggactttttggaaaaaattacTGACAAAAAACGAGGTTTCCCTGTACTTTAATGACCGCTGTCACTAAGTAGAGTGCAGACCTTCACCCAGGATGAATTGTTGACAAAGTTGTggagtgtatttgtgtttgcttgTCCATCTGTTatggctacttcctggttcttggAAGATAAATAGACAAGCTCCTTTGATGCCGTAGTCACTCAAATTCTAGTAATAAATTCCTGTATTGGCTCCTTTATCCAGACCCTTACTAAAATGTAATGAATTCTTTATAATCCATGCGCCATTCCGTTGCCAAGTTTGGGGGTGGTCAGTTTAGTATTTTAGTGTAATCCTGCCAATTGTGCCTGgtcattaaaataacaattacaGTAATGGTGGCCTCAGACCTAAGAGGAGGCACAGTAAAATGTTAATATGCATAGTTATTATgtagtttaacattattatttattattacaattattacattAGAACATTATTTTCCAATTGAAACATCTTATAAAATATCTACAAATAGTGAAGGTTGATAATGTTCCACTctagtcctgtaggtggcagtaatatgttttttttttttttgggagggggatccagccgtccctcatttatcgtgtggtaactggttccagacccaaccgctaTAAGTGAATATCcgtgaaataggattcaatattaataaattgaatatttttgcagttaagagcatagaaaacctctgtATGACCCTCTAAAaacgtttaacattattagagccctttggacatgaaataacacaccgtATAGTAACCTTTACCTAATATAGGAGACATGATaagtaataagacataataactcggaagttagcattgggaaagtccgttgttgtagtatctcaaacATAATGTGGGTTGTTCGCATTGCATTAAAATGCGATCGTCAGCCTGTAATCCAGCCACATTATGACGTTTGACACTTGATGGATATAAAGGCCAGCTAGTCTGACATGCAACTGGAATacataaatgtacatttgtaaaataatttatacTGCTGCGCTTCTgctggctttgtttacaccacgtcGCGCAACTTTGTcgcacaggctacaggatctctgcagggacataaagGACGGTCacagctttaagcatagcaagctatcGAGCTAACTAGCGATGTTCGAAtagcaatgtagcgagggacgactgtatgtgtttttttgttgttctgctGGTaccaaacatactgtacatacataagcATGTTTTAATCAGGATAATGCGATGCTTACTCAGTGGGGgttcttcctcctcatcctcatcggATTCGTCATCTCTATAATGCACAGGACCATCTGAGTCGCTATCCTCTCGGTGCAGGCCATGCGCTTCATCATCCTCGTCGTCTTGCTCCTCATCTTCCTCGTCATCATTATCTCCACCGGGAATGACACATATTCCGACATCGCCGACCAAGCCTCGGCGACTACGTGGCTCAAGTTCCGGCTGGGGGATCTCCCCGTCatactcctcctcttcctcatcatcatcatcctcctcctcttcctcatcctcttctGAGTAGTCGTCCTCGGATCTAGTGGGAATGACAAcgtttatttgtaatgtttaaCAAGCAAtgcaaataagacaaatactctCTCATTAGGGTACTTCCTATAAGATTATCCAATGTAGGCCTACTTCTGTCAAAGTGGAACTTACAGTTTTAGTGGTTGGATGCTGACAGGAAGGGGGCGACCTCGTTCTGCTTGGTAATCAGGAGGCGTTTCAAAGAGCATGGTGTGCGCACGCTGTGACCCGTCTGGGTTGGGCTGAACTGGGCCAGGACTGGACAGAGCTCGCTGAATCATGATATGCAGTGGAATGGGAGCTTGGCGCTGGGGCGACTCAACGGTAGGGCTTGGTGGATCAAACAGGATGGGTATGGGTTGGGGCAGTGGGTGCGGGTAAGAGTGCTGATGGTGGAGGtggtgagtgtgcatgtgttggcGCGGTGGAGAGGGAGGTATGTGTGCTGGCAGcggaggggagggagggggagggggcagCTGAAAGCTCACAGAGCTGTGCTCCTCAAGAGAAAGCGGTGAGGGGGTGATGGCATGGCCTGAAGTAGAGGGATCCTCCGAGTTGCGTTTGGTGACGGGTGTGGTTCTCTTTGGGGGCATTGGTGGAGAGGGCTTGGCTGGGACAAGACTGGCACCCCCCGTGCCTTGTGTGACATCTCCTGCAGACAAGAGGCAAAGTCTATAACATAAAGCAAACTTTGAAAACATCGGGCATCATTAAGCGAGTGCCACATACTTTATTTTCTATTTGGCTTGCTAATGTGGAATGAAAGCACATGCTTCTTCCGCTGAACAGATAGAGACATCCAGTTTGACAGAATACAAATTAATAACTGGAATTACATGTCTGACTGAGCATGAATGCATACAGAGAAAATGACATCACATGACTGTCAACATGGATGCACACATTGAGCCAACACGCTAGTGTGCAACATGTGCCCCAGGTCAGAGACGAAGGAGACACAAACAGCCTGCATGCTCAACACAGCCAGACTTTTAAACCTGTGCATCAAAACTTTGTTGACAAAAATCTAAATTTCCGCCTCATAAAAGGGACATGCACACTTTTGCTGTGTTATTTCTGAAAGCCTTAAAGTCATATCTATGTTAAGTCATAGCCGTGATGAGTGCTGCCAATCCATAAGCATGCAGATAAGCTCTTTAGTCAACCATTATGTTACAACCATTattgtccattcattcatgTCCATCCCATTTGAGCAGACTTGAGGGAACCACTTCCTTAAAATTCCATTGATAAATCGCAGGCTATCGACCTGCTAAAAGCTTACTCTCATTGACATGCCAAATGAGAGTATCAAGCTGAAATATGCTCAACTGCTTATATACATGAAGCACGCAGCACACTCATTATCTGCTGAATATGGGCATGCAACTTCTATATCACATTGAAGGTGACACAATCAAGATccatcaggggaaaaaaaagacactggggAGGAAATACGTGGACAGCCAGAAAGGACGCCACATGGTGAAGAATGCAGACTCCCAAGGTGGGGAGGGGTGCTTCAGACATCGGGCATCCTGGTTTCAGATACCAGAGTGTCTCATTTTACCTGAGCGCAGGCCTCCAGCCCGCCGGCACAGGTAGACAGGCAGGGACAGATAGACATCATACTCGCACTCTCGCTTCCAGCAGGACCAGTAGAGCGGAAGCTGTGCATTCTCTCCCCCCTGCAGGGCGGAGACTAACAGGGGGAGATGGAGGCCTTCAGCTGGAGTGTGTAATGGCTGCAGGTACATTGCTGAAGGCTTTATGCAGTGTTCAGGGATGTTTACACACTGTCAACTTCATTTACAACATAAGCAAATTTCCACTAACACTGACAGGGCCTAGAGTACATGTTACGTAAACCAGTTTGGACTTTTTCAATAGTCTCTCTCAATAATTGGGTTAAAAAGTGAGAAAGATGGGTTTCTGTTTGTCCAAGTGTCACTCATCTCAAATAAGTCATGTCGTAATGTCAGCATCATGCCTGTAAGTTGTGcgtgcacatacacacgcaggcacacaacaaaatgttcaaaattgaATCATCAGTCATAGGATAAGATTCATAACAATGTATCAAAGTACAGTCTCATTCAAAAGGGAATTGGGCAGAAATCCCATGTGAGACAGAAACACACAACAGCCACTGAACTGCTGCCGTGTGAGTGGAGACTCACAGTAACAAGAGTCCTTATCTTAAGTGTCAAAagatggaggggaaaaaaatgttgctaCAATAGTCAAACTTCTGTAACAAGTAATttgcggaaaaaaaaaaaacgatgctTAAACTGTGATAGAAACAGCGTCCTAATGAGCCTATTAGACTCAagtgtttcccatgcattcatttatttggggCGGCCTGCCATtaatacatttggaccaccacagataCATTTGGTGCTCCTTTTTTGGGATTAGATTTGGTGTTAACCTGTTCACCCTCACttacaaacacattataatgtgaCTGTGTAGTATATGACATTGGAACTCTACTTCTTAACACCTcatatgcacatactgtaccacAACAGATGTGGTTGTGCATTATAACGCagctgttcatcaatatagtgaattattagatgtacaattacGTGTGCAATATCTTGAAAATCAgcgcacacttacatggagcaCAAAGCATTGTGAATGTGTTTGCCCATGGATGTTATAAGGTGCACGCACGAGCGTCTATCGCTgcacaaagttttttttgttttttttttaaatcgccaCTCTGGCTGGAGTTTTGCATCATGGACAATTATGCCAATTATACGAGTATGTCATCTAGCCCTCCACAAACACCcaatgccacagatagattgcagtcctgcggGAAACACTGGATTCTTACATTAGCTGATTGATAAATTGGCCAATGTATTCATcagaaaaacatacaacatttGAGGGTTCAGGGTGTTACTTACCCAGCACACCTGGGTTGCCCCTATTCACCGGCTTGGGCGGAGGTAAAGGCGGCTGCTTGGCGGCCTGAGTGGTGGATGACGATGAGGCTACCGATGGGGGCTGCGGCGTGCTCGCACCTGCAGAGGAGACGTTCCTTGTAGGCTTAGACGCGGCAgccgaggaggaagaggaggtctGATACTGGTTGGATGGGGGGCGAGATGGCCCCTCGCTGCCAGGTTCCGGTGTGGAGCTTATCAGCCACTTTGGAGGCATGATGGACTGTTTAGGCGGCAGAGGTTCACGAAGAGTGTCTCTCAGGGCGTCAGGGTCAGGGGCAAAATGGCTGTCTGACTCTGAAAACAAGACACCATAGCAGATAATTGAAATTTTTTAACTCAAGTTTTAACAATGTTTTAGCACGTTGGACTATACTagaatagaaaagaaaaaaattctatTTGTACTAATGAATATAACAGAAAAATAAGATCAAACATGTTTCCATctcatttttccccccattacaaaatatcattttaaattctagCTTAACATGGCTGGCTATAAATGTtgcatttgagaaaaaaaaaacagtgagctaTTTGCTGCCAGTTCACCACTCAAAGCATGCACCGTGATAGCACTTGATTGAGAATTGCATTATCTCTGGATCCGTGGCAGCGCGATAAACAGTGTAGGCGACTGCAATTACCACCACACCACACAACACAACCCCCAGCCTTCCCCACATGGGCATAACTGAGGGATCCCACATTCTTCTGCAATTCCTAAGCCTTTTTTTCTGCTACAACTCAAATAtttctgattatttatttacagtctgTACAGATGTGAAGTTAAGCATCTGATCTTAAAGGAGAGAGAAGACCAGAGGAAGTGGGTGCCAGCTGGAACTAGCTGCCTGGTTGCCTGATAGCGCTTTCTCCTAATTAtcaatccatcttcttccgcttatccggggtcgggtcgtgggggctgCAGCCTAGGCAGAAGCCCAGGCTACTTTATCAAGCTGCTCCTGGAGGATCCCAAGGGGCCCCCTTGTCAGTGGAGAGAtataggctgaatcccaattccacccaTTACCCCTTATCTTAGCCTTTACCCCTAGGTTTTGTGCGttcatgagaatcaagtggtgtcccaattctccttaaatcaaggggtaagtgctaaggggtgTAAAGCCCTACAAAATAGATGTGGTAGGGACCTGACTTGAAACGTAGGGTTAAGTGGAGTTTACTCGGATACCACACTCCAGCTGAAAGGACGACAGAGTGGAGACCGAAAGAAGCATACAAATGTAATTAAGCAATTAAGATtaagaatgaagagtgcagataaaatactttcagttgtcatatgcacagttgaatagaagtgttttcagtgtggatttgaacattgccacaGTTGAGGATTGTCGTACATCTTCgggaagattgttccagattttggtagcataaaactgaatcgcagcctcactgtgtttagccctgactctgggcacccgcaggcgaccactccctgagcttctcagagctcgagatggtttatgtggctcgaACATGTCatagatgtactttggcgcaagaccatgaaagacttgtacacaagcagtgATGTtgtaaagtctattctctgagcaacaggtggccagtgcagagacctgagcacTGGGCTAGTAcagtcatatttcctggttctagtcaggactcgagaagcagcattctggatgtactgcagctgctTTACTGCTCGTtcagagagcccggtgagaaggccgttacagtagcctagcctgctggagacaaaggcatggattagtctctctaaatctggcttagacactattcccttgattttggcaatgttctttagatggtaaaaagctgatgatgttattgatttaatgtggctgttaaagatttctaacctgatgattagatTTTAGAGAAAGCATCTCAAAGTggctaataacactttctctttgtttctgtgggtcaaagacaatgatttcagttttgtctgagtttagctggagaaagctcttttgcatccacacactcatctgtttgatgcagtgacaaagtaaatctgcagcaCCATGTTTACCggccgtcagtgacacgtagatctgagtgtcgtctacatagttgtggtaggacacattgcagctgcataTTAGCTAGCCTAAaagaagcatgtacagattgaacaataagGGTCCTAGGATTGACCACTGGGAAACCCCACAAGTCATAGCCATTTgttctgagacacagttaccaattccaaacaagtacttcctgtcctccagataggacttgaaccagtttagaacagtaccagagattcacacccagttttctaacctctgtaataacATCACaaggtcaactgtgtcaaaggcagcgctcaggtccagcagaactaaaagtgaaactttgcctgcatctgtgttcagatgGATAtaatttgtcaccttgatcagagttgtctcagtgctgtggtagggcctaaagcctgattggaaagtatcaaacacattgttagagaggagaaaggCAATATGATGTTGGTTTACAtccttttctaagacttttcccaagaCGAAATAACCGGCTAACACatatctaacttcactgcaatctactgcatttcatatagcgaccacattagtgttttgtaaattacattttaaaatcaccCTTTAGCTTGCTACCTCGCTTTAGAGGGGAATTTACATTACTGCACTGTGCTGTGACTTTGGGGTTTCATATTAGCTACCGGATCAATCATGTAATGCAGCACATCGTAGTgcagtctgtttgctgtgaattacaACCACGCTCGTCCACCAACAAttctcatggtgagatatgtttgttgtattcaggatacagtatggatggaagtgagctaaataaaagatgtactgtatgtggacaCACACCAGATTATTAAGTTTAAATTATTCAGTTTATTtaacttttggaatctaacaTTACCCATCTGTTCTTATGCCATTACTCtctgttttcagcacactattactactattaataCAACtagtattatttttgtatttacaatgagttaatagttgtagcTCATCAATCATGCATGTGTCATTCCTgaaggagatgctgagccaactgaagtcagccctctgctacaccacacagcactccaggaccattcaaaagctgcaatcaccagtatggaaaagtaaaatgcaacaaaatgtcattttggactttcttacaaaagcATCTGAGagacaacatcaacaacaggaGGAAACCGAGGCCACAACAGgaaggtttttaaaccttgaagtaatgtttgataaggtttatacatttgttgatgttcataaagtttgttatattgttatttttatttcatatgtatatttgatacattttctgtttttataaatgttgcTACAGTGCTGgctgtaagctgttatttattagttctttgttgttttgcaataaatgtcacagtaaaaatgtgtgcattttattaaaaaaaaaggtgttgtgaggtaggctatataacaCTGAAAGCAGTGAAGGGtgatgagaatcaagtggtgtcccatttcttagtggcttcttccccttggccctcgGTTTAAAGGGGTAGGGGAAGGATTAAGACATGGGGTAAGAAGAAGGGGAAGGGCAAAGGGATCGAATTAGGATTCAGCCATAGTCTCTcgaacgtgtcctgggtcttcctcgaggcctcctaatggtcagatgtgccctgaacacctctccagCAAGGGGTCCAGGAGGCATCTTGacccggtaaattgagagctttgcctatcggctcagctccctcttcaccgcaACGAACCAATGCAGAGTATGCATCACAGTAGacaccgcaccaatccgcctgtcaatctcGCAATCCAGCCTTCGcttactcgtgaacaagaccacaAGGTATTTCTCCAAATTACTCTCCTAATAATTTGGATGCGGGGGTCTACCACATTAACATTCTCACTGCAATAGTACATACTTAGATCGTGGGTGTCATcacccgtaatattatgattagaCGGCTGTTTGCAACTGTGAAACAACATAAATGGATACAGAAACAAGGAAAGCACAATCATTTTTTCCAAGCTGAGACTGATACCaataactgataactttttatatctattatttttgcatttagatttatctgtagtttgtgcacaactggaggtaagaacgactcaaacaaGGGAGGacttgacaaactgtacctttAGATTTGTACTGATCAAATATCATGTCATCACtacgaacaaaaaaaaattgtcgtatctcagaagtacaaactgtagctccaaggggtttactagTCGACAAAAGCCGGTATCTTCAATGATGGTAAAGCGCTGGTCACCCAACGGCATCATTTCtgtgatgaaatcacagatcgctttagcCCTTGGGCCGTCTGTGGCaaatttttttgcagttttcaaAAGCCGCAGCAATAGGAACGAGCCCTGGGTCATAGCAATGCTgccatttcaggtggctgatagggtttgatgtgttgaagctcaatgtttttttgttccctTATAGCAGAATGCAGAGCATTTGGCAAAATGTCTTTCCCTGAAACAGTCAGAAGTAATGGTTAATGCCGCCTCATTGGAGGCAttgattatgtatttatttattctattggttatgtgtgtttttttatgttatcggatttatcggtaccACTTCATAATTCGTCATATCAGTCCctaacaaaaacatttgcttgTAAGACCAAGTTGCATTAAATAACATTGACTgctttaagtaaaaataaaatgaataaataaataaaacttagCATCCAAAATTTAAAGTACAAATGTATTTCGCAAGTAAGCTGCAGTAGTAAATCTGTCGTATTACTGCATTAATGACTGCAATACGCCAGTTCCGTGCTTCCTTTCAAAACAAGTTTAAACTTGTCAACTACAGAAGAATGCACCAgtcttttctgcatgtgaaatgGAGAGGATTCTTATAAATACCAGTTACACAATTATCAGACATTACCTTTAACTGAAGTCTGCTGCACATTGCGATTGTCAATATTAATATCGAGGGAGTTTTATCTGTTTTCATGTTACTATTACTCTATTTTGATTCCCTGTCTACACACAAACGGGAGACTGAGTTTCTAAAAGTGTCCAGCCCTGTTTGGAGGGATATAAAACACTGCACAtggataaaaaacaaaaatacaacacaaacgCTGCTCTGAGAAGACGCACCATGGAGTGGTCAGCTCAGTGTGTGCCTACGTAACTAATCTATAAAAACATTGTTCACAACCACTGACAAACTTTCTCAGTTCAGGATGAGCTATTTTTGACTCTTCACAAGCACAGTGCGTTCACTGCACAGGCTCATTCATCAGACAGTGACAACCTAAATCTAAAAAGAGCACTTAACACCATTGTTTCAAAAAGAGTAATGTTGCATTAAAAGCAATTAACTTAGCATCTTTACCAATTATCCCAGTGTTAAACTCAACACTGCGAGTGTTAAAGGGCAATGACGGGTATAATGATTGTGCCACGTTAATTAGGAGAGGAGAGGACAAGCTATTCCACAATGTTCCTGAATAAGAAGCTGGAGCAGGGCCCCTGGGAGCTGTCAGAAGCCTGTCTATATCTGGGAGACCAGCACCTGACAGCGAGACCGGAGAGCAGTGAAATATGCTCCCACCCTTTAAAACAAAGGAGGTCATTGTGTAAAACACACCTCTCTCATTCTTTCCTATGTGAAATTAGGAGAGgtaaacatgcatacaaagaCTCACCTCTACGAGCCCTTCCCTCTTCAGCAGACGCATGTCGAGGGAGTGTGGGCTTCCAGTCCACATCAGCCGGCCGACTCCTCCTGCCATCCTCTGATGGCACTTTCTGCAGCCCAGGCCTCCTCTGTCCATTTTCAGGGAGAAGCTGGCCCCCACTTTGGCCGTCACTCATCTGATTGTGAAC
It contains:
- the phactr4b gene encoding phosphatase and actin regulator 4B isoform X5 produces the protein MACCFKSRRHGSWTLTRHFPDDEGEQHHSTMVAEAGSTTGDSTPPPKRKGKFSSLGKIFKPWKWRKKKSSEKFKEASEELERRMSTRRTRQELIEQGVLKEVPDNDGAAQSLKQPYVKNGHTLPVSGGGGVSAGRSNQGKAPSDSDFRINPTWLPQTEDHRGRCPSDGDRRRVLSSRASGPPEEPQRGSGVMGTRVHGENEWKSNMAWQGQVHNQMSDGQSGGQLLPENGQRRPGLQKVPSEDGRRSRPADVDWKPTLPRHASAEEGRARRESDSHFAPDPDALRDTLREPLPPKQSIMPPKWLISSTPEPGSEGPSRPPSNQYQTSSSSSAAASKPTRNVSSAGASTPQPPSVASSSSTTQAAKQPPLPPPKPVNRGNPGVLVSALQGGENAQLPLYWSCWKRECEYDVYLSLPVYLCRRAGGLRSGDVTQGTGGASLVPAKPSPPMPPKRTTPVTKRNSEDPSTSGHAITPSPLSLEEHSSVSFQLPPPPPSPPLPAHIPPSPPRQHMHTHHLHHQHSYPHPLPQPIPILFDPPSPTVESPQRQAPIPLHIMIQRALSSPGPVQPNPDGSQRAHTMLFETPPDYQAERGRPLPVSIQPLKLSEDDYSEEDEEEEEDDDDEEEEEYDGEIPQPELEPRSRRGLVGDVGICVIPGGDNDDEEDEEQDDEDDEAHGLHREDSDSDGPVHYRDDESDEDEEEEPPLSALASRVKRKDTLALKLNSRPSAPDRDRFLQERSARDDTPLPPGQTGLTWQSREQWEAIRTQIGTALTRRLSQRPTAEELEQRNILQPKNQADRQAEVREIKRRLTRKLSQRPTVAELQARKILRFHEYVEVTDAQDYDRRADKPWTKLTPADKAAIRKELNDYKSTEMEVHEESRIYTRFHRP